Part of the Nitrospira sp. genome is shown below.
TGACCAGACTCGGCATCGAAGCCAAGTTCCGCCACGGCGTCCGGATCACCGACGAAGCCACCATGGAAATCGTGGAGATGGTCCTGGCCGGCAAGATCAATATGGAAATCGTGGAACTCCTGAATCGCCACGGCGGCCGGTCCGTGGGCCTCAGCGGAAAAGACGGCGGGCTGCTCATGGCTCAACCACTCACCGCGAAATCCTGGGCGAAGAGTTTAGGTAAAGATTTAGAAGGCGACGACCAGGGTGATTTCGGGCTGGTCGGGGAAGTACAAGCGGTCGATCCCAGTCTCGTGCTGAAGCTCCAGCAAGACCACTATATCCCCGTCATCGCACCGATCGGAACAGACAAGGAAGGCAACACGTACAACATCAATGCCGACCTCGTGGCCGGCGCCATTGCCGCGTCGCTCCATGCAGAAAAACTCGTGATGATGACCGACATCAAGGGAATCCGTGACGCCAACAACCGCCACCTTTCGACGGTCTCACGAAAAGATGTGCAGCGAATGGTAAAGAAAGGCGTGATCGGCCAAGGCATGTTGCCGAAAGTGCATGCCTGTCTCGAGGCGCTGGCGGGCGGAGCCGGGAAAGCCCACATCATCGACGGCCGCATTCCCCATGCCCTCTTGCTCGAAATATTCACCCGCAAGGGCATCGGCACCGAGATTGTGTCGTAACCCTTTCCAAGCACGAGCACCAGCCGCGTGACTGACGAATTGACGACCCACCTCGCTGCGCTTACCCGCGAGCGCCACCCCGACACATCGCCGGTCGCATTGCGGGAGACGGCCGTCTATTTAACACAGCAGTTCCTCCGCTTGGGCCTTGAGGTCACCACGCACCGA
Proteins encoded:
- the argB gene encoding acetylglutamate kinase; amino-acid sequence: MNRLIKKANILIEALPYIRTFRGKTVVIKYGGHAMTETALKERFAEDIVLLKYVGLNPVIVHGGGPQIDKMLTRLGIEAKFRHGVRITDEATMEIVEMVLAGKINMEIVELLNRHGGRSVGLSGKDGGLLMAQPLTAKSWAKSLGKDLEGDDQGDFGLVGEVQAVDPSLVLKLQQDHYIPVIAPIGTDKEGNTYNINADLVAGAIAASLHAEKLVMMTDIKGIRDANNRHLSTVSRKDVQRMVKKGVIGQGMLPKVHACLEALAGGAGKAHIIDGRIPHALLLEIFTRKGIGTEIVS